The following coding sequences are from one Halomicrobium zhouii window:
- a CDS encoding precorrin-8X methylmutase, producing the protein MTTNPENEAGKGHDEAFEEYADLGATTADAMEIAETSMDRVRELVPDETLADRIRQKSVHATGDPEFQYLVRFTGADEDEPVRVGARAVLDEQPIVTDITMVQAGITGRGHDCPVRKAIGNGAELAAETGMTRTAASVLELDSEGVYDGAIAVVGNAPTAALALADCIEQGTRPAVVVATPVGFVKAAESRERLREVAADHGVPAITNVGRRGGSGLAAGLTNELVHVASDVREGEVGL; encoded by the coding sequence ATGACGACTAACCCGGAAAACGAGGCCGGTAAAGGGCATGACGAAGCGTTCGAAGAGTACGCCGACCTCGGGGCGACCACCGCGGACGCGATGGAGATCGCCGAGACGAGCATGGACCGCGTCCGGGAGCTCGTCCCCGACGAGACGCTGGCCGACCGGATCCGCCAGAAGTCCGTCCACGCCACCGGCGACCCCGAATTTCAGTATCTCGTCCGGTTCACTGGCGCGGACGAGGACGAACCCGTCAGAGTGGGAGCGCGCGCGGTTCTCGACGAACAGCCCATCGTCACGGACATCACGATGGTGCAGGCGGGGATCACCGGCCGCGGCCACGACTGCCCGGTCCGGAAGGCCATCGGCAACGGCGCGGAACTGGCCGCCGAGACGGGGATGACGCGGACGGCGGCCTCCGTCCTCGAACTCGACAGCGAGGGCGTCTACGACGGCGCGATAGCCGTCGTCGGGAACGCGCCGACCGCCGCGCTCGCCCTCGCGGACTGCATCGAACAGGGCACTCGGCCCGCCGTCGTGGTCGCGACGCCCGTGGGGTTCGTCAAAGCCGCGGAGAGCCGCGAGCGACTGCGGGAGGTGGCGGCCGACCACGGCGTTCCCGCTATCACCAACGTCGGTCGGCGCGGCGGCAGCGGACTCGCCGCCGGGCTGACAAACGAACTGGTCCACGTCGCGAGCGACGTCCGGGAGGGCGAGGTCGGGCTATAG